The following proteins are co-located in the Nilaparvata lugens isolate BPH chromosome 14, ASM1435652v1, whole genome shotgun sequence genome:
- the LOC120354299 gene encoding transcription factor HES-4-A-like: MSSSMEVTSSSSSREIRKIRKPLMERKRRARINDSLDALQRLLTEAEGKDLLQNRQTKLEKADILEMTVRHLQNLNRQQKSSQCRCLTTKHTNNSGNNYCITTSATRGISRINNFSKKSTDRCSTTSDTNELASSLGSLSGCIPRDDLECVDFPGGKSLENSRFPNKCRFGGVGKSKFSNKHSLGGVENSQISNIRCSNENYGVENSDSTVKCSLDSVENSQFSNKCGSRDGNLKFINKGF; the protein is encoded by the exons ATGTCGTCCAGTATGGAGGTGACGTCATCATCTAGCAGCCGAGAAATTCGAAAA aTTCGGAAGCCACTAATGGAGAGAAAACGGAGAGCTCGAATTAATGATAGCTTGGATGCTTTACAAAGACTTCTAACAGAGGCTGAGGGAAAA GATCTTTTACAAAACCGGCAGACAAAACTGGAAAAGGCAGACATTTTGGAGATGACTGTACGCCATCTGCAGAATTTGAATCGTCAGCAAAAATCGTCTCAGTGTCGTTGCCTGACAACCAAACATACAAACAACTCTGGCAATAATTACTGTATAACAACATCTGCAACAAGAGGAATAAGTAGAATCAACAATTTTTCGAAGAAATCTACAGACAGATGTTCCACAACTTCAGATACTAATGAATTGGCATCAAGCTTAGGTAGTCTTAGTGGTTGTATTCCAAGAGACGATCTTGAATGTGTGGATTTTCCTGGTGGAAAATCCTTGGAAAACTCGCGATTTCCCAACAAATGTAGGTTTGGTGGTGTGGGAAAATCGAAATTTTCCAACAAGCATAGCTTGGGTGGTGTggaaaattcacaaatttccaaCATACGTTGTAGTAATGAAAATTATGGTGTGGAAAATTCAGACTCAACCGTCAAATGTAGTTTGGATAGTGTGGAAAACTCGCAATTCTCCAACAAATGTGGTAGTAGGGatggaaacttgaaatttatcaacaaaG GTTTCTGA